The following proteins come from a genomic window of Maniola jurtina chromosome 15, ilManJurt1.1, whole genome shotgun sequence:
- the LOC123872730 gene encoding myosin heavy chain, muscle isoform X29, producing the protein MPKAAVQEGEDPDPTPYLFVSLEQKRIDQSKPYDGKKACWVPDEKEGFVQGEIKATKGDLVTVTLPGGEERTVKKELVGQVNPPKFEKVEDMADLTYLNEAAVLHNLRQRYYSKLIYTYSGLFCVAINPYKRFPVYTFRCAKLYRGKRRSEVPPHIFAISDGAYVNMLTNHENQSMLITGESGAGKTENTKKVIAYFATVGASSKKEQTTSDKKGSLEDQVVQTNPVLEAFGNAKTVRNDNSSRFGKFIRIHFGPSGKLAGADIETYLLEKARVISQQALERSYHIFYQMMSGSVKGLKEICLLSNNVNDYNIVAQGKTVIPGVDDGEEMRLTDEAFDILGFTQEEKDNVYKITAAVMHMGCMKFKQRGREEQAEADGTEDGEKVAKLLGVDVQDLYKNLLKPRIKVGNEFVTQGRNKDQVTNSVGALCKGMFDRLFKWLVKKCNETLDTKQKRQHFIGVLDIAGFEIFDFNGFEQLCINFTNEKLQQFFNHHMFVLEQEEYQREGIEWTFIDFGMDLQNCIDLIEKPMGILSILEEESMFPKATDQTFVEKLNNNHLGKSAPYLKPKPPKPGCQAAHFAIGHYAGNVGYNITGWLEKNKDPLNDTVVDQFKKGQNKLLVEIFADHPGQSGQPDAGGGGKGGRGKKGGGFATVSSAYKEQLNNLMTTLRSTQPHFVRCIIPNELKQAGLIDSHLVMHQLTCNGVLEGIRICRKGFPNRMVYPDFKLRYKILCPNLVKDPITPEKATEKILEHTGLDAESFRLGKTKVFFRAGVLGQMEELRDDRLSKIISWLQAYIRGYLSRKDFKKLQEQRLALQVVQRNLRKYLQLRTWPWWKLWQRVKPLLNVSRIEDEIAKLEEKAQKAQEAFEKEEKLRKEVEALNAKLLEEKANLLASLEGEKGSLSEIQDRANKLQAQKADVESQLRDTQDRLTQEEDARNQLFQAKKKLEQEVSGLKKDVEDLELSVQKSEQDKATKDHQIRNLNDEIAHQDELINKLNKEKKMQGESNQKTAEELQAAEDKVNHLNKVKQKLEQTLDELEDSLEREKKLRGDVEKQRRKVEGDLKLTQEAVADLERNKKELEQTVQRKDKEISSLTAKLEDEQSLVSKTQKQIKELQARIEELEEEVESERQARAKAEKQRADLARELEELGERLEEAGGATSAQIELNKKREAELSKLRRDLEEANIQHESTLANLRKKHNDAVAEMGEQLDQLNKLKSKAEKERAQYFSEVNDLRAGIDHLSNEKAASEKIIKQLQHQLNEVQNKADEANRTLNDLDAAKKKLSIENSDLLRQLEEAESQVSQLSKIKVSLTTQLEDTKRLADEEARERATLLGKFRNLEHDLDNIREQVEEEAEGKADLQRQLSKANAEAQLWRSKYESEGVARSEELEEAKRKLQARLAEAEETIESLNQKVVALEKTKQRLATEVEDLQLEVDRATAIANAAEKKQKAFDKIIGEWKLKVDDLAAELDASQKECRNYSTELFRLKGAYEEGQEQLEAVRRENKNLADEVKDLLDQIGEGGRNIHEIEKARKRLEAEKDELQAALEEAEAALEQEENKVLRAQLELSQVRQEIDRRIQEKEEEFENTRKNHQRALDSMQASLEAEAKGKAEALRMKKKLEADINELEIALDHANKANAEAQKNIKRYQGQIKDLQTALEEEQRARDDAREQLGISERRANALQNELEESRTLLEQADRARRQAEQELGDAHEQLNDLSAQNGSLSAAKRKLESELQTLHSDLDELLNEAKNSEEKAKKAMVDAARLADELRAEQEHAQTQEKLRKALEQQIKELQVRLDEAEANALKGGKKAIQKLEQRVRELENELDGEQRRHADAQKNLRKAERRIKELTFQGEEDRKNHERMQDLVDKLQQKIKTYKRQIEEAEEIAALNLAKFRKAQQELEEAEERADLAEQAISKFRGKGRAGSAARGVSPAPRSRPAFDGFGTFPPRFDLGPENDF; encoded by the exons CAACCACGAGAATCAATCTATGTTGattac CGGTGAGTCTGGTGCTGGTAAGACTGAGAACACGAAAAAGGTAATCGCGTACTTCGCCACCGTCGGTGCCTCCTCGAAGAAGGAGCAGACCACCAGCGACAAGAAGGGATCTCTGGAAGACCAGGTCGTACAAACTAACCCTGTGCTTGAAGCCTTCGGTAACGCCAAGACTGTCCGTAACGACAACTCCTCCCGTTTC GGTAAATTCATCCGTATTCACTTCGGACCCTCTGGAAAACTGGCTGGTGCCGATATTGAGAcct ATCTGCTAGAGAAGGCCCGTGTCATCTCCCAACAGGCGCTCGAGCGTTCTTACCACATCTTCTACCAGATGATGTCTGGCTCCGTCAAAGGACTTAAAG AAATCTGCCTTCTGTCCAACAACGTCAACGATTATAACATCGTGGCGCAAGGCAAGACCGTCATCCCGGGCGTTGACGACGGCGAGGAAATGAGACTTACCGAC GAAGCCTTCGACATCCTGGGCTTCACCCAGGAAGAGAAGGACAACGTATACAAGATCACCGCCGCTGTCATGCACATGGGCTGCATGAAGTTCAAGCAGAGGGGTCGCGAGGAACAGGCTGAGGCCGACGGCACTGAG GACGGCGAGAAAGTCGCCAAGCTCCTCGGTGTGGACGTCCAGGACTTGTACAAGAACCTGTTGAAGCCCCGCATCAAGGTCGGAAACGAGTTCGTGACCCAGGGTCGTAACAAGGACCAGGTCACCAACTCCGTGGGTGCTCTTTGCAAGGGCATGTTCGATCGTCTCTTCAAGTGGCTCGTCAAGAAGTGTAACGAGACCCTAGACACCAAGCAGAAGAGGCAGCACTTCATCGGTGTACTGGATATTGCTGGTTTCGAAATCTTCGAC TTCAACGGTTTTGAGCAACTCTGCATTAATTTCACCAACGAGAAACTGCAGCAGTTCTTTAACCACCACATGTTTGTGTTGGAGCAAGAAGAGTACCAACGTGAAGGCATCGAATGGACCTTCATTGATTTTGGCATGGATCTCCAAAATTGCATTGACCTTATAGAAAAG CCTATGGGTATCCTCTCAATTCTTGAGGAAGAGTCTATGTTCCCGAAAGCCACTGATCAGACGTTCGTGGAGAAGTTGAACAACAACCACTTGGGCAAGTCTGCTCCTTACTTGAAGCCCAAGCCCCCCAAGCCTGGTTGCCAAGCCGCTCACTTCGCTATTGGTCATTACGCCGGTAAT GTCGGTTACAACATCACTGGCTGGCTTGAGAAGAACAAGGACCCTCTTAACGACACCGTAGTCGACCAGTTCAAGAAGGGCCAGAACAAACTGTTGGTAGAGATCTTCGCTGACCATCCTGGACAGTCCGGCCAGCCTGATGCCGGTGGCGGCGGCAAGG GAGGTCGCGGTAAGAAGGGCGGTGGTTTTGCTACTGTCTCTTCCGCATACAAG GAACAACTGAACAACTTGATGACAACGCTGAGGTCGACACAGCCTCACTTCGTGCGTTGTATCATTCCCAATGAATTGAAGCAGGCCG GTCTCATCGACTCTCACCTTGTGATGCACCAGCTCACCTGTAACGGTGTGCTGGAAGGCATCCGTATTTGCCGTAAAGGTTTCCCCAACAGGATGGTCTACCCTGACTTCAAGCTCCG ATACAAAATTCTGTGCCCGAACCTGGTCAAAGATCCAATTACACCAGAGAAAGCCACCGAGAAAATTCTCGAACATACCGGCTTGGATGCGGAGTCTTTCAGGCTCGGGAAAACCAAG GTATTCTTCCGCGCCGGTGTCCTGGGTCAGATGGAAGAGTTGCGTGATGACAGGCTCTCCAAGATCATATCTTGGCTCCAGGCCTACATCCGTGGTTACCTCTCCAGGAAGGACTTCAAGAAACTGCAAGAACAGAG ATTGGCCCTCCAAGTCGTCCAGCGCAACTTGCGCAAGTACCTCCAGCTGCGCACCTGGCCCTGGTGGAAGCTGTGGCAGAGGGTCAAGCCCCTGCTCAACGTCTCCCGCATCGAGGACGAGATCGCG AAACTGGAAGAGAAGGCACAGAAGGCCCAGGAAGCCTTCGAGAAGGAAGAGAAGCTTCGCAAGGAAGTCGAGGCCCTCAACGCCAAACTCCTCGAAGAGAAGGCAAACCTTCTGGCTTCTCTCGAAGGCGAGAAGGGCTCGCTCTCTGAAATCCAGGACCGCGCCAACAAGCTCCAGGCGCAGAAGGCTGACGTCGAGAGCCAACTTCGG GACACACAAGACCGCCTAACTCAAGAGGAGGATGCCCGTAACCAACTCTTCCAAGCCAAGAAGAAGTTGGAACAGGAAGTGTCCGGCTTGAAGAAGGATGTAGAAGATCTCGAACTTTCCGTCCAGAAGTCCGAACAAGACAAGGCCACCAAGGATCACCAGATCCGCAACTTGAACGATGAGATCGCCCACCAGGACGAGCTCATCAACAAGCTCAACAAGGAGAAGAAGATGCAAGGCGAGAGCAACCAGAAGACCGCGGAAGAGCTGCAAGCGGCTGAGGACAAGGTCAACCACCTCAACAAGGTCAAGCAGAAGCTCGAGCAGACCCTCGACGAGCTCGAGGACTCCTTGGAGCGCGAGAAGAAACTGCGTGGTGACGTCGAGAAGCAGAGGAGGAAGGTCGAGGGTGACCTCAAGCTCACCCAGGAAGCCGTCGCCGACCTCGAACGCAACAAGAAGGAGCTCGAACAGACCGTCCAGCGCAAGGACAAGGAAATCTCTTCCCTCACCGCCAAGCTCGAGGACGAACAGTCTCTCGTCAGCAAGACCCAGAAACAGATCAAGGAACTGCAAGCCCGCATCGAGGAATTGGAAGAGGAAGTCGAATCCGAACGCCAGGCCCGCGCTAAAGCCGAGAAGCAACGCGCCGATCTCGCTCGAGAACTCGAGGAGCTCGGTGAGCGTCTCGAGGAAGCCGGCGGCGCCACCTCTGCTCAGATCGAACTCAACAAGAAGCGCGAGGCTGAGCTCAGCAAACTCCGCCGCGACTTGGAAGAGGCCAACATCCAGCACGAGTCCACCCTCGCCAACCTCCGCAAGAAGCACAACGATGCCGTTGCTGAGATGGGCGAGCAGCTCGACCAGCTCAACAAACTTAAGTCCAA GGCTGAGAAAGAACGCGCTCAATACTTTAGCGAAGTCAATGACCTTCGCGCCGGTATCGACCACTTGTCCAACGAAAAG GCTGCCTCAGAAAAGATCATCAAGCAACTCCAACACCAGCTCAACGAGGTCCAGAACAAGGCTGATGAAGCTAACCGCACCCTCAATGACCTGGATGCCGCCAAGAAGAAGTTGTCCATCGAGAACTCTGACCTGCTCCGCCAGTTGGAGGAGGCCGAGTCCCAGGTGTCGCAGCTCTCCAAGATCAAGGTGTCGCTCACCACACAGTTGGAAGACACCAAGAGGCTCGCTGACGAAGAGGCCAGG gaACGCGCCACACTTCTTGGCAAGTTCCGTAACCTTGAACACGACTTGGACAACATCCGTGAGCAAGTGGAAGAGGAAGCCGAAGGCAAGGCTGACTTACAACGCCAGCTTTCCAAGGCTAACGCTGAAGCTCAATTATGGCGCTCCAAGTACGAGTCTGAGGGTGTCGCTCGCTCTGAGGAACTCGAGGAGGCCAAGCGCAAGCTCCAGGCCCGCCTCGCCGAAGCAGAGGAGACCATTGAATCCCTCAACCAGAAGGTCGTTGCCCTCGAAAAGACCAAGCAGCGTCTCGCTACCGAAGTGGAGGACCTGCAGCTCGAGGTCGACCGTGCCACCGCCATTGCCAATGCCGCTGAGAAGAAGCAAAAGGCCTTCGACAAAATCATTGGTGAATGGAAGCTCAAGGTTGACGACCTTGCCGCTGAACTCGATGCCAGCCAGAAGGAATGCCGCAACTACTCCACCGAACTGTTCCGCCTCAAGGGAGCTTACGAAGAAGGCCAGGAACAACTCGAGGCTGTCCGCCGCGAGAACAAAAACCTTGCCGACGAAGTTAAAGATTTACTGGACCAGATCGGTGAGGGTGGCCGCAACATTCACGAAATCGAGAAGGCCAGGAAGCGTCTCGAAGCCGAGAAGGACGAGCTCCAGGCTGCCCTCGAGGAGGCCGAAGCGGCCCTCGAACAGGAGGAGAACAAGGTCCTGCGTGCTCAGCTCGAGCTGTCCCAGGTCAGACAGGAGATTGACAGGAGGATCCAGGAGAAGGAAGAGGAATTCGAAAACACCCGCAAGAACCACCAACGCGCATTGGACTCCATGCAGGCTTCCCTCGAAGCCGAGGCTAAGGGCAAGGCGGAGGCCCTGCGCATGAAGAAGAAGCTCGAGGCTGACATCAATGAACTTGAAATCGCCCTCGACCATGCCAACAAGGCTAACGCTGAGGCTCAGAAGAACATCAAACGCTACCAGGGTCAAATCAAGGACCTCCAGACCGCATTAGAAGAGGAACAGCGTGCCCGTGACGATGCCCGCGAGCAGCTCGGTATCTCAGAGCGTCGCGCCAACGCCCTCCAGAACGAACTTGAGGAATCTCGTACACTTCTGGAACAGGCCGACCGCGCTCGTCGCCAGGCTGAACAGGAACTCGGCGATGCTCACGAACAGCTCAACGATCTCTCTGCACAGAACGGCTCACTCTCCGCTGCCAAGAGGAAACTCGAATCCGAACTCCAGACCCTACACTCCGACCTCGACGAGCTCCTCAACGAGGCTAAGAACTCCGAAGAGAAGGCGAAGAAGGCCATGGTGGACGCCGCCAGGCTCGCCGACGAGCTCCGCGCTGAGCAGGAGCACGCCCAGACACAGGAGAAACTCCGCAAAGCCCTCGAACAACAGATCAAGGAACTGCAGGTCAGGCTCGACGAGGCCGAGGCGAACGCGCTCAAGGGAGGCAAGAAGGCCATCCAGAAACTCGAACAGAGGGTACGAGAGCTGGAGAACGAGCTCGACGGTGAACAGAGAAGACACGCAGACGCACAGAAGAACCTGCGTAAGGCCGAGAGGCGTATCAAGGAACTGACTTTCCAGGGTGAGGAGGACCGCAAGAACCACGAGCGTATGCAGGACCTCGTCGACAAACTTCAGCAGAAGATCAAGACCTACAAGAGGCAGATCGAGGAAGCCGAAGAAATTGCCGCCCTCAACTTGGCCAAGTTCCGCAAGGCGCAACAGGAATTAGAGGAAGCCGAAGAAAGGGCAGACCTTGCCGAACAAGCGATCAGCAAATTCCGTGGCAAGGGACGCGCGGGATCCGCAGCGAGAGGAGTCAGTCCGGCG
- the LOC123872730 gene encoding myosin heavy chain, muscle isoform X25, with amino-acid sequence MPKAAVQEGEDPDPTPYLFVSLEQKRIDQSKPYDGKKACWVPDEKEGFVQGEIKATKGDLVTVTLPGGETKDFKKDLVGQVNPPKYEKCEDMSNLTYLNDASVLYNLKQRYYHKLIYTYSGLFCVAINPYKRFPVYTFRCAKLYRGKRRSEVPPHIFAISDGAYVNMLTNHENQSMLITGESGAGKTENTKKVIAYFATVGASSKKEQTTSDKKGSLEDQVVQTNPVLEAFGNAKTVRNDNSSRFGKFIRIHFGPSGKLAGADIETYLLEKARVISQQALERSYHIFYQMMSGSVKGLKEICLLSNNVNDYNIVAQGKTVIPGVDDGEEMRLTDEAFDILGFTQEEKDNVYKITAAVMHMGCMKFKQRGREEQAEADGTEDGEKVAKLLGVDVQDLYKNLLKPRIKVGNEFVTQGRNKDQVTNSVGALCKGMFDRLFKWLVKKCNETLDTKQKRQHFIGVLDIAGFEIFDFNGFEQLCINFTNEKLQQFFNHHMFVLEQEEYQREGIEWTFIDFGMDLQNCIDLIEKPMGILSILEEESMFPKATDQTFVEKLNNNHLGKSAPYLKPKPPKPGCQAAHFAIGHYAGNVGYNITGWLEKNKDPLNDTVVDQFKKGQNKLLVEIFADHPGQSGQPDAGGGGKGGRGKKGGGFATVSSAYKEQLNNLMTTLRSTQPHFVRCIIPNELKQAGLIDSHLVMHQLTCNGVLEGIRICRKGFPNRMVYPDFKLRYKILAPQAVEKESDPKKIAQVILDATGLDVESYRLGHTKVFFRAGVLGQMEELRDDRLSKIISWLQAYIRGYLSRKDFKKLQEQRLALQVVQRNLRKYLQLRTWPWWKLWQRVKPLLNVSRIEDEIAKLEEKAQKAQEAFEKEEKLRKEVEALNAKLLEEKANLLASLEGEKGSLSEIQDRANKLQAQKADVESQLRDTQDRLTQEEDARNQLFQAKKKLEQEVSGLKKDVEDLELSVQKSEQDKATKDHQIRNLNDEIAHQDELINKLNKEKKMQGESNQKTAEELQAAEDKVNHLNKVKQKLEQTLDELEDSLEREKKLRGDVEKQRRKVEGDLKLTQEAVADLERNKKELEQTVQRKDKEISSLTAKLEDEQSLVSKTQKQIKELQARIEELEEEVESERQARAKAEKQRADLARELEELGERLEEAGGATSAQIELNKKREAELSKLRRDLEEANIQHESTLANLRKKHNDAVAEMGEQLDQLNKLKSKAEKERAQYFSEVNDLRAGIDHLSNEKAASEKIIKQLQHQLNEVQNKADEANRTLNDLDAAKKKLSIENSDLLRQLEEAESQVSQLSKIKVSLTTQLEDTKRLADEEARERATLLGKFRNLEHDLDNIREQVEEEAEGKADLQRQLSKANAEAQLWRSKYESEGVARSEELEEAKRKLQARLAEAEETIESLNQKVVALEKTKQRLATEVEDLQLEVDRATAIANAAEKKQKAFDKIIGEWKLKVDDLAAELDASQKECRNYSTELFRLKGAYEEGQEQLEAVRRENKNLADEVKDLLDQIGEGGRNIHEIEKARKRLEAEKDELQAALEEAEAALEQEENKVLRAQLELSQVRQEIDRRIQEKEEEFENTRKNHQRALDSMQASLEAEAKGKAEALRMKKKLEADINELEIALDHANKANAEAQKNIKRYQGQIKDLQTALEEEQRARDDAREQLGISERRANALQNELEESRTLLEQADRARRQAEQELGDAHEQLNDLSAQNGSLSAAKRKLESELQTLHSDLDELLNEAKNSEEKAKKAMVDAARLADELRAEQEHAQTQEKLRKALEQQIKELQVRLDEAEANALKGGKKAIQKLEQRVRELENELDGEQRRHADAQKNLRKAERRIKELTFQGEEDRKNHERMQDLVDKLQQKIKTYKRQIEEAEEIAALNLAKFRKAQQELEEAEERADLAEQAISKFRGKGRAGSAARGVSPAPRSRPAFDGFGTFPPRFDLGPENDF; translated from the exons CAACCACGAGAATCAATCTATGTTGattac CGGTGAGTCTGGTGCTGGTAAGACTGAGAACACGAAAAAGGTAATCGCGTACTTCGCCACCGTCGGTGCCTCCTCGAAGAAGGAGCAGACCACCAGCGACAAGAAGGGATCTCTGGAAGACCAGGTCGTACAAACTAACCCTGTGCTTGAAGCCTTCGGTAACGCCAAGACTGTCCGTAACGACAACTCCTCCCGTTTC GGTAAATTCATCCGTATTCACTTCGGACCCTCTGGAAAACTGGCTGGTGCCGATATTGAGAcct ATCTGCTAGAGAAGGCCCGTGTCATCTCCCAACAGGCGCTCGAGCGTTCTTACCACATCTTCTACCAGATGATGTCTGGCTCCGTCAAAGGACTTAAAG AAATCTGCCTTCTGTCCAACAACGTCAACGATTATAACATCGTGGCGCAAGGCAAGACCGTCATCCCGGGCGTTGACGACGGCGAGGAAATGAGACTTACCGAC GAAGCCTTCGACATCCTGGGCTTCACCCAGGAAGAGAAGGACAACGTATACAAGATCACCGCCGCTGTCATGCACATGGGCTGCATGAAGTTCAAGCAGAGGGGTCGCGAGGAACAGGCTGAGGCCGACGGCACTGAG GACGGCGAGAAAGTCGCCAAGCTCCTCGGTGTGGACGTCCAGGACTTGTACAAGAACCTGTTGAAGCCCCGCATCAAGGTCGGAAACGAGTTCGTGACCCAGGGTCGTAACAAGGACCAGGTCACCAACTCCGTGGGTGCTCTTTGCAAGGGCATGTTCGATCGTCTCTTCAAGTGGCTCGTCAAGAAGTGTAACGAGACCCTAGACACCAAGCAGAAGAGGCAGCACTTCATCGGTGTACTGGATATTGCTGGTTTCGAAATCTTCGAC TTCAACGGTTTTGAGCAACTCTGCATTAATTTCACCAACGAGAAACTGCAGCAGTTCTTTAACCACCACATGTTTGTGTTGGAGCAAGAAGAGTACCAACGTGAAGGCATCGAATGGACCTTCATTGATTTTGGCATGGATCTCCAAAATTGCATTGACCTTATAGAAAAG CCTATGGGTATCCTCTCAATTCTTGAGGAAGAGTCTATGTTCCCGAAAGCCACTGATCAGACGTTCGTGGAGAAGTTGAACAACAACCACTTGGGCAAGTCTGCTCCTTACTTGAAGCCCAAGCCCCCCAAGCCTGGTTGCCAAGCCGCTCACTTCGCTATTGGTCATTACGCCGGTAAT GTCGGTTACAACATCACTGGCTGGCTTGAGAAGAACAAGGACCCTCTTAACGACACCGTAGTCGACCAGTTCAAGAAGGGCCAGAACAAACTGTTGGTAGAGATCTTCGCTGACCATCCTGGACAGTCCGGCCAGCCTGATGCCGGTGGCGGCGGCAAGG GAGGTCGCGGTAAGAAGGGCGGTGGTTTTGCTACTGTCTCTTCCGCATACAAG GAACAACTGAACAACTTGATGACAACGCTGAGGTCGACACAGCCTCACTTCGTGCGTTGTATCATTCCCAATGAATTGAAGCAGGCCG GTCTCATCGACTCTCACCTTGTGATGCACCAGCTCACCTGTAACGGTGTGCTGGAAGGCATCCGTATTTGCCGTAAAGGTTTCCCCAACAGGATGGTCTACCCTGACTTCAAGCTCCG CTACAAGATCCTCGCTCCTCAAGCTGTGGAAAAGGAATCTGACCCCAAGAAAATCGCTCAAGTCATCTTGGATGCCACAGGCTTGGATGTCGAGTCCTATCGTCTGGGCCACACCAAG GTATTCTTCCGCGCCGGTGTCCTGGGTCAGATGGAAGAGTTGCGTGATGACAGGCTCTCCAAGATCATATCTTGGCTCCAGGCCTACATCCGTGGTTACCTCTCCAGGAAGGACTTCAAGAAACTGCAAGAACAGAG ATTGGCCCTCCAAGTCGTCCAGCGCAACTTGCGCAAGTACCTCCAGCTGCGCACCTGGCCCTGGTGGAAGCTGTGGCAGAGGGTCAAGCCCCTGCTCAACGTCTCCCGCATCGAGGACGAGATCGCG AAACTGGAAGAGAAGGCACAGAAGGCCCAGGAAGCCTTCGAGAAGGAAGAGAAGCTTCGCAAGGAAGTCGAGGCCCTCAACGCCAAACTCCTCGAAGAGAAGGCAAACCTTCTGGCTTCTCTCGAAGGCGAGAAGGGCTCGCTCTCTGAAATCCAGGACCGCGCCAACAAGCTCCAGGCGCAGAAGGCTGACGTCGAGAGCCAACTTCGG GACACACAAGACCGCCTAACTCAAGAGGAGGATGCCCGTAACCAACTCTTCCAAGCCAAGAAGAAGTTGGAACAGGAAGTGTCCGGCTTGAAGAAGGATGTAGAAGATCTCGAACTTTCCGTCCAGAAGTCCGAACAAGACAAGGCCACCAAGGATCACCAGATCCGCAACTTGAACGATGAGATCGCCCACCAGGACGAGCTCATCAACAAGCTCAACAAGGAGAAGAAGATGCAAGGCGAGAGCAACCAGAAGACCGCGGAAGAGCTGCAAGCGGCTGAGGACAAGGTCAACCACCTCAACAAGGTCAAGCAGAAGCTCGAGCAGACCCTCGACGAGCTCGAGGACTCCTTGGAGCGCGAGAAGAAACTGCGTGGTGACGTCGAGAAGCAGAGGAGGAAGGTCGAGGGTGACCTCAAGCTCACCCAGGAAGCCGTCGCCGACCTCGAACGCAACAAGAAGGAGCTCGAACAGACCGTCCAGCGCAAGGACAAGGAAATCTCTTCCCTCACCGCCAAGCTCGAGGACGAACAGTCTCTCGTCAGCAAGACCCAGAAACAGATCAAGGAACTGCAAGCCCGCATCGAGGAATTGGAAGAGGAAGTCGAATCCGAACGCCAGGCCCGCGCTAAAGCCGAGAAGCAACGCGCCGATCTCGCTCGAGAACTCGAGGAGCTCGGTGAGCGTCTCGAGGAAGCCGGCGGCGCCACCTCTGCTCAGATCGAACTCAACAAGAAGCGCGAGGCTGAGCTCAGCAAACTCCGCCGCGACTTGGAAGAGGCCAACATCCAGCACGAGTCCACCCTCGCCAACCTCCGCAAGAAGCACAACGATGCCGTTGCTGAGATGGGCGAGCAGCTCGACCAGCTCAACAAACTTAAGTCCAA GGCTGAGAAAGAACGCGCTCAATACTTTAGCGAAGTCAATGACCTTCGCGCCGGTATCGACCACTTGTCCAACGAAAAG GCTGCCTCAGAAAAGATCATCAAGCAACTCCAACACCAGCTCAACGAGGTCCAGAACAAGGCTGATGAAGCTAACCGCACCCTCAATGACCTGGATGCCGCCAAGAAGAAGTTGTCCATCGAGAACTCTGACCTGCTCCGCCAGTTGGAGGAGGCCGAGTCCCAGGTGTCGCAGCTCTCCAAGATCAAGGTGTCGCTCACCACACAGTTGGAAGACACCAAGAGGCTCGCTGACGAAGAGGCCAGG gaACGCGCCACACTTCTTGGCAAGTTCCGTAACCTTGAACACGACTTGGACAACATCCGTGAGCAAGTGGAAGAGGAAGCCGAAGGCAAGGCTGACTTACAACGCCAGCTTTCCAAGGCTAACGCTGAAGCTCAATTATGGCGCTCCAAGTACGAGTCTGAGGGTGTCGCTCGCTCTGAGGAACTCGAGGAGGCCAAGCGCAAGCTCCAGGCCCGCCTCGCCGAAGCAGAGGAGACCATTGAATCCCTCAACCAGAAGGTCGTTGCCCTCGAAAAGACCAAGCAGCGTCTCGCTACCGAAGTGGAGGACCTGCAGCTCGAGGTCGACCGTGCCACCGCCATTGCCAATGCCGCTGAGAAGAAGCAAAAGGCCTTCGACAAAATCATTGGTGAATGGAAGCTCAAGGTTGACGACCTTGCCGCTGAACTCGATGCCAGCCAGAAGGAATGCCGCAACTACTCCACCGAACTGTTCCGCCTCAAGGGAGCTTACGAAGAAGGCCAGGAACAACTCGAGGCTGTCCGCCGCGAGAACAAAAACCTTGCCGACGAAGTTAAAGATTTACTGGACCAGATCGGTGAGGGTGGCCGCAACATTCACGAAATCGAGAAGGCCAGGAAGCGTCTCGAAGCCGAGAAGGACGAGCTCCAGGCTGCCCTCGAGGAGGCCGAAGCGGCCCTCGAACAGGAGGAGAACAAGGTCCTGCGTGCTCAGCTCGAGCTGTCCCAGGTCAGACAGGAGATTGACAGGAGGATCCAGGAGAAGGAAGAGGAATTCGAAAACACCCGCAAGAACCACCAACGCGCATTGGACTCCATGCAGGCTTCCCTCGAAGCCGAGGCTAAGGGCAAGGCGGAGGCCCTGCGCATGAAGAAGAAGCTCGAGGCTGACATCAATGAACTTGAAATCGCCCTCGACCATGCCAACAAGGCTAACGCTGAGGCTCAGAAGAACATCAAACGCTACCAGGGTCAAATCAAGGACCTCCAGACCGCATTAGAAGAGGAACAGCGTGCCCGTGACGATGCCCGCGAGCAGCTCGGTATCTCAGAGCGTCGCGCCAACGCCCTCCAGAACGAACTTGAGGAATCTCGTACACTTCTGGAACAGGCCGACCGCGCTCGTCGCCAGGCTGAACAGGAACTCGGCGATGCTCACGAACAGCTCAACGATCTCTCTGCACAGAACGGCTCACTCTCCGCTGCCAAGAGGAAACTCGAATCCGAACTCCAGACCCTACACTCCGACCTCGACGAGCTCCTCAACGAGGCTAAGAACTCCGAAGAGAAGGCGAAGAAGGCCATGGTGGACGCCGCCAGGCTCGCCGACGAGCTCCGCGCTGAGCAGGAGCACGCCCAGACACAGGAGAAACTCCGCAAAGCCCTCGAACAACAGATCAAGGAACTGCAGGTCAGGCTCGACGAGGCCGAGGCGAACGCGCTCAAGGGAGGCAAGAAGGCCATCCAGAAACTCGAACAGAGGGTACGAGAGCTGGAGAACGAGCTCGACGGTGAACAGAGAAGACACGCAGACGCACAGAAGAACCTGCGTAAGGCCGAGAGGCGTATCAAGGAACTGACTTTCCAGGGTGAGGAGGACCGCAAGAACCACGAGCGTATGCAGGACCTCGTCGACAAACTTCAGCAGAAGATCAAGACCTACAAGAGGCAGATCGAGGAAGCCGAAGAAATTGCCGCCCTCAACTTGGCCAAGTTCCGCAAGGCGCAACAGGAATTAGAGGAAGCCGAAGAAAGGGCAGACCTTGCCGAACAAGCGATCAGCAAATTCCGTGGCAAGGGACGCGCGGGATCCGCAGCGAGAGGAGTCAGTCCGGCG